A stretch of the Chitiniphilus purpureus genome encodes the following:
- the prmB gene encoding 50S ribosomal protein L3 N(5)-glutamine methyltransferase — translation MYPLARTHLHTLRDCLRFAVSRFNDAGLVFGHGSDNAFDEAAYLLLATLKLPLDRLDPFLDARLLPQEVAQVVDAIERRAVDRVPVAYITREAFLGQYRFHVDERVIVPRSFIGELLLADALAPWIEHPELVHRGLDLCTGSGCLAILLADAFPDALIDAVDLSPDALDVAEINVADYNLGERIDLIDGDLFEPLAGERYDLIVSNPPYVDADSVAELPPEYLHEPSLALGSGDDGLDVTRRILEAASGHLTPHGVLVVEIGHNRAALEAAYPDLPFTWLETRSGDGFVFLLTQDALVQAGY, via the coding sequence ATGTACCCACTTGCCCGCACCCATCTGCATACCCTGCGCGATTGCCTGCGGTTTGCGGTCTCGCGCTTCAACGACGCCGGGCTGGTATTCGGCCATGGCTCCGACAATGCTTTCGACGAGGCGGCCTATCTGTTGCTGGCCACGTTGAAGCTGCCGCTGGACCGGCTCGACCCGTTCCTCGATGCGCGCCTGCTGCCACAGGAGGTGGCCCAGGTCGTCGATGCGATCGAGCGCCGCGCCGTCGACCGCGTGCCGGTGGCCTACATCACCCGCGAGGCATTCCTTGGCCAGTACCGCTTCCATGTGGACGAGCGGGTGATCGTACCGCGTTCGTTCATCGGCGAGCTGTTGCTGGCCGATGCGCTCGCGCCGTGGATCGAGCATCCGGAGCTGGTGCATCGCGGACTTGATCTGTGCACCGGATCAGGATGCCTTGCGATCCTGCTGGCCGATGCCTTCCCCGATGCGCTGATCGATGCCGTGGACCTGAGCCCGGATGCGCTGGACGTGGCCGAGATCAATGTGGCCGACTACAACCTGGGGGAGCGCATCGACCTGATCGACGGTGACCTGTTCGAGCCGCTGGCGGGCGAGCGCTACGACCTGATCGTCTCCAACCCCCCCTATGTGGATGCCGATTCGGTGGCCGAACTGCCGCCGGAATACCTGCACGAGCCGTCGCTGGCGCTGGGCAGCGGCGACGATGGCCTGGACGTGACGCGCCGCATCCTGGAAGCGGCGAGCGGCCATCTCACCCCGCATGGCGTGCTGGTGGTCGAGATCGGCCATAACCGCGCTGCGCTGGAGGCGGCCTACCCGGACCTGCCGTTCACCTGGCTGGAAACCCGTAGTGGCGATGGCTTTGTGTTCCTGCTCACGCAGGATGCATTGGTCCAGGCCGGCTATTGA
- a CDS encoding DEAD/DEAH box helicase produces MTFATLGLAPEVLKAVAQEGYEHPTPIQAQAIPHVLSGRDLLGAAQTGTGKTAAFVLPILTRLAPHANTSVSPARHPLRALILTPTRELADQVFESAKTYGKHLPLRSHVVFGGVDINGQIPPLRAGVEVLVATPGRLLDHVQQKTVNLAQVEILVLDEADRMLDMGFILDIKKIISLLTNRKQTLLFSATFSPEIKRLAGEFLNAPALVEVARQNATNDNVEQILHPCETFRKRALLAHLIRTHDMGQVIVFNRTKQGADQVARDLKRDGFNCEAIHGDREQRARLEVMARFKEGQLKILVATDVAARGLDINELPFVVNFELPNSPEDYVHRIGRTGRAGAKGVAISLVDPGEEKALAGIQKLIKKELQLTPVPGYSPGTTRAPEARREESDPRREGERYRGRERAPARATHAALEPSIPALPRLREKPLSQIPALFLPPRAPAPQASAGDTSQD; encoded by the coding sequence ATGACGTTTGCAACGCTGGGGCTGGCGCCCGAGGTACTGAAGGCGGTGGCGCAAGAAGGGTACGAACACCCGACGCCGATCCAGGCGCAGGCGATTCCGCACGTGCTTTCCGGGCGCGATCTGCTGGGCGCGGCGCAGACCGGCACCGGCAAGACCGCGGCCTTCGTGCTGCCCATCCTGACCCGGCTCGCGCCGCACGCCAATACCAGCGTGTCCCCTGCCCGCCACCCGCTGCGCGCGCTGATCCTGACCCCGACCCGCGAACTGGCCGACCAGGTGTTCGAAAGCGCGAAGACCTACGGCAAGCATCTGCCGTTGCGCAGCCATGTGGTGTTCGGCGGGGTCGACATCAACGGCCAGATTCCGCCCCTGCGCGCCGGTGTCGAGGTCCTGGTGGCCACACCCGGCCGGCTGCTCGATCACGTGCAGCAGAAGACGGTGAACCTCGCGCAGGTGGAGATCCTGGTGTTGGACGAGGCCGACCGCATGCTGGACATGGGCTTCATCCTCGACATCAAGAAGATCATCTCGCTGCTGACCAACCGCAAGCAGACACTGCTGTTCTCCGCCACCTTCTCGCCCGAGATCAAACGTCTGGCCGGTGAATTCCTGAACGCGCCGGCGTTGGTCGAGGTGGCCCGGCAGAACGCCACCAACGACAACGTCGAGCAGATCCTGCATCCGTGCGAGACCTTCCGTAAGCGCGCACTGCTGGCCCACCTGATCCGCACCCACGACATGGGCCAGGTGATCGTGTTCAACCGTACCAAGCAGGGTGCCGACCAGGTGGCTCGCGACCTGAAGCGCGACGGTTTCAACTGCGAAGCCATCCACGGCGATCGCGAGCAGCGCGCGCGCCTGGAAGTGATGGCCCGCTTCAAGGAAGGCCAGTTGAAGATCCTGGTCGCCACCGATGTAGCGGCACGCGGGCTGGATATCAACGAACTGCCGTTCGTGGTGAACTTCGAACTGCCCAACAGCCCCGAGGACTACGTACACCGCATCGGCCGCACCGGCCGCGCCGGTGCCAAGGGCGTGGCGATCTCACTGGTCGATCCGGGTGAGGAGAAGGCACTGGCCGGTATCCAGAAGCTGATCAAGAAAGAGCTGCAACTGACACCGGTGCCGGGTTATTCGCCGGGCACCACCCGGGCGCCCGAGGCGCGGCGTGAGGAATCCGATCCACGGCGCGAAGGCGAACGCTACCGCGGCCGCGAACGCGCGCCCGCGCGCGCCACGCACGCGGCGCTCGAACCATCCATCCCGGCCTTGCCGCGGCTGCGTGAAAAGCCGCTCAGCCAGATCCCGGCCCTGTTCCTGCCGCCGCGTGCGCCGGCGCCACAGGCGAGCGCAGGCGACACCTCGCAGGATTGA
- a CDS encoding thioesterase domain-containing protein produces MPVGAADRSTFAAAWQARLVTGFPLLAAMQIEVGGDAADWWLTAPFAPNRNDHGTAFGASISTLATIAGWMGALLAGGTDCDAVIQSGSTEFLHPITGAFHARPQPPGPDEIARAHAALRRGRPARLSLRVTVLDEGMRIAAQFEGRYVLSPCRPGQ; encoded by the coding sequence ATGCCGGTCGGCGCAGCGGACCGGAGCACCTTCGCCGCGGCTTGGCAGGCGCGGCTGGTGACAGGCTTCCCGCTGCTTGCGGCCATGCAGATCGAAGTGGGGGGCGACGCGGCCGACTGGTGGCTGACTGCGCCGTTCGCGCCCAACCGCAATGACCACGGCACCGCCTTTGGCGCCAGCATCAGCACACTGGCCACCATCGCCGGCTGGATGGGCGCGCTGCTGGCCGGTGGTACTGATTGCGACGCGGTGATCCAATCAGGCTCGACCGAATTCCTGCATCCGATCACCGGTGCCTTCCACGCCCGGCCGCAACCGCCCGGACCCGACGAGATCGCCCGCGCGCACGCCGCGCTGCGCCGGGGGCGCCCGGCCCGGTTGTCGTTGCGTGTGACGGTGCTCGACGAGGGGATGCGTATCGCTGCGCAATTCGAAGGACGGTATGTGCTGTCGCCGTGCAGACCCGGACAGTGA